The following proteins come from a genomic window of Carassius carassius chromosome 10, fCarCar2.1, whole genome shotgun sequence:
- the LOC132151381 gene encoding POU domain, class 4, transcription factor 1-like — translation MMSMNSKQHHFAMHPSLPEHKYTTLHSSSEAIRRACLQTPQLQSNIFASLDETLLARAEALAAVDIAVSQGKSHPFKPDATYHTMNPVPCSSTSNVPLAHHHHHHHHHHHQNLEPPDLMEHITSSSLALMPSAHEGAGGGGGGGGGGGLISTSAHPHSHMHGLTHLSHQAAMNMNSPLTHHGLLPGHHGGAHQCAPGLANNGLPSINDSDTDPRELEAFAERFKQRRIKLGVTQADVGGALANLKIPGVGSLSQSTICRFESLTLSHNNMIALKPILQAWLEEAEGAQREKMGKPDIFNGSEKKRKRTSIAAPEKRSLEAYFAVQPRPSSEKIAAIAEKLDLKKNVVRVWFCNQRQKQKRLKFSAAH, via the exons ATGATGTCCATGAACAGCAAACAGCATCATTTCGCCATGCATCCcagcttacctgagcacaagtaCACAACTCTGCACTCAAGCTCGGAGGCGATCAGGAGAGCCTGCCTGCAGACTCCACAG CTACAAAGCAACATCTTCGCCAGTCTGGATGAGACGCTCCTGGCCCGTGCCGAAGCTCTGGCGGCCGTGGACATCGCGGTGTCCCAGGGTAAGAGTCACCCGTTCAAGCCCGACGCCACGTACCACACGATGAACCCAGTGCCATGCTCGTCCACCTCCAACGTGCCACTGGcccaccatcaccaccaccatcaccaccaccaccaccagaatCTGGAGCCACCCGACCTCATGGAGCACATCACCTCTTCGTCGCTCGCGCTGATGCCCAGCGCGCACGAGGGGGCCGGCGGAGGCGGCGGAGGAGGCGGCGGCGGTGGCTTGATCTCCACTTCGGCCCACCCGCATTCCCACATGCACGGGCTCACCCACCTATCCCACCAGGCTGCTATGAACATGAACTCGCCGCTCACTCACCACGGCCTCTTACCGGGCCACCACGGCGGTGCGCACCAGTGCGCGCCGGGACTCGCCAACAACGGACTGCCCTCCATTAACGACTCGGACACGGACCCGAGGGAGCTGGAGGCGTTCGCTGAGCGCTTCAAACAGCGGCGGATCAAACTCGGGGTGACTCAGGCGGACGTGGGGGGCGCACTGGCCAACCTGAAGATCCCAGGCGTGGGCTCTCTGAGCCAAAGTACCATTTGTCGCTTTGAGTCTCTAACTCTGTCTCACAACAACATGATCGCGCTCAAACCCATCCTCCAGGCATGGCTGGAGGAGGCCGAGGGCGCCCAGCGCGAGAAAATGGGCAAACCCGACATTTTCAACGGCAGCGAGAAGAAGCGCAAGCGGACCTCCATAGCGGCCCCGGAGAAACGATCTCTGGAGGCGTATTTCGCGGTCCAGCCCCGGCCGTCGTCAGAAAAAATCGCGGCTATCGCTGAGAAATTGGACCTAAAAAAGAACGTGGTGCGAGTATGGTTTTGCAACCAAAGACAAAAACAGAAGAGGTTGAAATTTTCCGCGGCGCACTGA